Below is a genomic region from Peromyscus leucopus breed LL Stock chromosome 17, UCI_PerLeu_2.1, whole genome shotgun sequence.
GTGGAGTCATGGGAATTTTCTTTGATGATGTAGATTATCACTGTCTTAAACATGTTTATCCAGGAAGTTGTGTTTTAATTACTAAAGAATGTAAGATAATGAATTACTCAAGACATATATAGTATAAGCCAGTGAGATTGTTAGTGCTGACAGTCCTTTTAACCCATGCAGCTCTCGTTGAAAGAAGTCTGCTATTTTTCTAAACCTTTTCAAAGCTTTTATCTTGCTATTTTGttaaattggttttatttttaaaattaaaagaagcatTAACATATATTTCTGAATGTTCTCAttactttaataatatttaactgcttatttttattcataaatataagaATAGTCTTACCTTGCTAGGTTAGCAGTTTTGCTCTTTAATGATGGTGAATATAAGATTGAATTGCAAAATGAGAAAACTTACCAAAATCAAGTTACCCCAGGGTAAATtggtaaaaaaagaaacaatggagaTTCTTTAATCATCATGCTTTTTGAAAATTCCATCATGGCATTACATGATACTGAACAAATTTGAAACTGCCTTAACTAGTACAAGTTAATGAAGTGTGCTAGGTCACAACGGAGGATTTATGTGTCCACTCACCAGCGTGGAGAGGAGGCAGGACTGACTGCCTTCTGACTTGCAGCGCTAGACCAGCTGCTCTGTCTTTGAAACTAAGTCAAGCCAGGGCTTCACTTGAGCGTGCCAGCATTTTATGAGAACAACATTAATTGACCCTTTATCTTTTGATTCAGAAActtgcttttatattttccatcatATTCCAATTTTTGACCGTCCTATAGTTCTGTGTAGCATATAAGTCATGAACATGGAGAGAAAAACTCATTGTTTGCATCTAGCATGTGCCACTAAAATTATTTGAATTGGCAAAAAAGCAtactattttatttgaaaaaagttTGTAATAAAGCTTTTGCATTTGTAATCAAAATATGAGAACTGAgtgtaaaaaggaaaattattgcTGTAATATATAAAATTGCCTTGTTTTAGCAATTatcagtggtttaaaaaaatttttgcgACTTTTCAAATCATTATTGAAAGATATGTATTCTGTGTCTTCTGTTTTGTAGATATTTGAGATATTTGGACCTGTTGCCCATCCGTTTTATGTGTTACGGTTTAATTCTTCAGATCACATTGAGAGTAAAGGTATCAAAATAAAGGACACTATGTATTTTGCTCCATCGATGAAAGACTTCACTCAGTACATATTCACAGAAAAACTCAAACAGTAAGTGCTTCACTGCTGTGTCCTTCATGTGTTAGTCATCTCTATTTGAAGAATCTGACCCTTTGGGGTCacatcacatatttacattacagttcctaacagtagcaaaattacagttatgaagtagcaaggaaataatgTTGTGGTCAGGGCCActacaacgtgaggaactgtattaaatggtcgcagcattaggaaggttggttgagagccactgccatAGATGATAGTTTCTTCTAGTTAAATGGTGGCTGTGTTCCAGAGagctcagttttctttctgtgaaCGTCTTTGAGAGCTGTGATTTGTCATCAGTATTAACAGGTAGACGGTCTGTATTTTTATACTTTACCCAAATAAGCCACTAGGATCTTATAAGCTTTTCGAATTCTTTAGTTCATTGGGTTTTTTTCTATCACAAATATTATTATCCAAACTACTTCAATATTAGTATTACTACATAAGAAAAATTGCTTCTAATAAAGTTAAGAGTTTAAAGaactatttttgtttggtttgttttggtttaaggCAGGGTGTCTTGTACCCCTAGCTGGGTACATTCGTATTCCTGATTCTTcggcctccatctcccaagtgctgagttcaCAAGGTTGTTCCACTGTGCCTAGCCTTATAAAACATACTAGCTGTACCACGTAAGAAGTTCTCTaccattttttatattaaatcagGGTTCTAAACTTCATTTACTATTTCAGAGGTAAAAGTTTTGGTCTTCATAATGGATAAGTCATGTTTAAGAATCTAAAGTAGAACCACTTGGCCTAAATTATTTTTCCAGCTCTGTATGGTTAATTTTCCTACATGAATTCGTAACAGGATAGATGAATTAAATAGATACTAAGTCATAAGTCATAAaggttttatattttagataatgCTTAAGCAATggtcatttcattctttcttgaaTATTAAGATGGTACCCAGTATATGTGCCCCATACGTAACCTTTAACAGATTCCCAAAAAGGTTTTCTGAAAATGCTTacaaaatagttaaataaaaacagctttttaTTCTTGATTTTCAATTCTGAGAAGAATTTGAAGAAACCAGAGAAGGGAGCAGTGAGGCTGAACTATAGCAACCCTAGCGTCCATTCATTGTGATGTCTCCTTATACCTATCTGTGTAGAACTTGGCTTTTGGAGTAGAATAGTTCAGCCCCTTGGCAGTTCCAGCCCTAGCAAGACTAGGTTAGTTAGCTTTCTGTCCActtgctgttttttattttattttatttttattattgagaaattttctattcattttacataccaaccacagatccccctctcctccttcccacccccagccttcctccccaacacccacccccaccccccacccccgtttccacttcctccaaggtaaggtctcccatggggagtttacagagcctggtacattcagtggaggcaggtccaagcccctgcccccagcaccaaggctgcacaaggtgtcccaccataggcactgggctccttttcatgcaccagggatggatcctgatcccactgcctggggctccCCTCTAGCCAGTTCAAGCTAAAcacctgtctcacctatccagagggcctagtccagtagcatgggagctcctcagctattggtccacaggtCATGCGTGTTTACTAGTTTGGCTGGCCCTCTCTgtacgttttcccatcatgatcttgatgtcccttactcataaaatccctcccctctctcatcgATTTGACTCCCGGAGCCCACTTGCTGTCTTGTTGCTTACTTTTTCTTTGGCAAATTTAGGTTTTTTGCAGTAGACACACCAGCTAAGGAACTTTCCTGATATCTCTGTAAACTCCAGACTAAGGATCTTACACATTATTTCTTATACTGACTATATGAAAAAGGAACTCTGGGTTGATGTGAGGTGAACATGTTAATAACCGCTGACCAAATGATAAAATAGTCATTGTCAAAGATTGCAGTGAAATATTTAAAGcaatttagttttcattttgtggCAACTTGGTATCGTTGTCATACAGATTTTAGTGGCATTAATTCCAGAGAATCTCACTTATTTTTAAGATCTAATTTAAAGTAGTGAGGACATCTGGTCAGAACAATTTGTATTAATATAGTTGAGTAACAAAGATGGCTGAAACCATGAAATGGTTAAGattaaacagattttaaaatgaggtttcaaaaattataattatactctgatacttattttttttttcacattataaAACTACCCACCAAAAGTTACTAATTTCATCTCTAATGACTCATTTCATATGGGCGTCTGATACACTACACCATCCTTTGGAATATTcagtgttcctcctcctcctccctaaaCTCATCATCAGTCTTTCTTTTACAAACCTTTGATTCGAGAATCACTCACGGAGAATTGTTGGTATTTCTTAGATGAGGTGAGGAACAAGAACTTGTGTCTTTGCCTCTGCCTGTTCCTTGAAGCCCTAGAAAGGGAATTGCTCtgttgtttttcatgtttctcttATGTGGGTTTGGAACCTTAGAAGTGAAAACCAAAAGTGAAAAACCACTTGGCACAGCATAGCCTTCTCTCACTTCCCAGTGCTGACACCGCATGTGCCCAGGTTTTGTGTCTTGTAAGATGCCTGCGTTATCTGAAATCAGTAAAGGACACAAAAGATAGTCTTTTAGTTTATTTCTATATCCATATACAAGTACAGGTTGAGCACATCTAATTTCCCATTGTGTTAGTTTCTATAAGCACTTAACAAAGTCTGATCTTTTCTAGGGACAGAGGATCGGATGCCTCTTGGAAGAATGATCAGGAACCACCTCCAGAAGTTAGTATGAGccttttttatttccaatttcaCAGAGCAACACATGTCTTAATAATACACACTGTTAACTGATTACTACTTATTCACCTTGTCAATCTCATTTTTATCAGCTTTGTTGATAGACAAAATGGTATTGCTTAATATTGAGTTTATTCTTAAGTTTAGTGAATGTCAGTGGTAACTGATGCCTGTGATGACTTTAGTATGCTGtcctttgggggtggggtagagtcATGAGCAGCTGCCAACTCTACTTCTAAGGTTTGTGTAACAGACTTACTCTTCTGAAACTCTGTCTCTTGATTTTATGTTTGTGTTCATGTCACTGGGGCCTTACTTTTATCTCCTAAGGTAGGCTAATAATTGAATCTGTCTGGAGCTGTGTAATTCGTTTGGGAATTGCACACAAACATGTCAGGATTATTTGTTCCCATTCCTGGTGATATAGAATTGGGTATTCTAAAGATTTTAGTGTTGTGGCTTTAGTTTAattgaagatttattttctgaATACTTCAGATATCTCAAACAGTGCTGAAAATCCTGGTGTGAGTCAGGTTTATGCCCACTTAAGGAGATTTTACAGCACGAATCTCTTAGCTCAGGGAGTAGTCTGTCTTGGTAGCTACTGAAATGTTAGCTAGTGATTTTGATATTGATAACTACTCACATTCTGTTGTGCTGTTATGCTTAGAGCATCTTTATAATGAAGTTGCACGTTTTGAAGTGTTTGGATCTTAAAATTGGTCATTGTTAAAATTGGTCAATTGTTAAACCCCATTTTAGACCTGAGGATTAAAGTTAATAATTTTGGTAGTGTTAAGTTCTTGTGACATTAGTTTGATTTGATTTAGTTTTTACAGAATTAAATCCCACATGCTATAAGATTATGGGTATTTTAAGGTGGGGTCGGGGCAGGAGTTGGTGGCAGACTACTTCATGAAAAATGTTGGGGTTTAATTTTATATAGTTGTTAATGATATTTTACAGTCCAGAAGAATTCTCTACTTTTATCCCATGACAAAATGCTGGGCATGCATAAAagacctaaagatttcttaatttaaatCTCATCTTTATCTACAATTTTAGTATATATGTGAAAAATTTATAGTTGACTTAAATATTCCATGAATTCAAAATTGAATTTGTATAAGAAAAATGATATTAGGAGATGATAGCAAAATTTACTGAAAGCAATCTCTAAAGCTGCTTCCatgacttcttcctctccctcttgagAAGGCCGTTCCCTCACACTGCAGTGTTGTGATTCTGCCATAGGGAAGAGAGGCCATGCTTTGCTTACAGAGCGTTTTTCTTTTGTATACTCTGCTCTGTTGACTGTGTGCATGTTCTTTCCTGTTCTGCCAAGAAGTCTAccttttctgctttctccttaCCCAGCCCCACACTCCTTAGCACAAAGTCAGGGTATTTGGTTGTTGTATTGCTCGTTGTAAAGAATGAAATTTGAGATTATGACAAGATTGATGGACAGGATGTGTGTCTGATTTTGAGTGAACAAATCATGGAATGATATCTATGTGTATAAAAACAGCTTAGTCTTCATTACTGTTTTCTTTGGCAGCTGGCAAGGTGATGAATCTTAAACCTAAACAGGAAGTTAGACTTCAGGCCAGGGAATGTGTTTAAGATtgctgattttttctttttcttttttttctttcttttttttttttttttgcattttaaagttatttatctATCTGAAGCTTTCTAGGAATTAAATAggcaaaaaattttaaaggcaaaTTTTGAGTATCTAGTTTTATTAAACTCACTagggattaaaaacaaacaacctagggctggagagatggctcaaaggttaagaacactgactgttcttccagaggtcctgagttcaattcccagcaaccacatggtggctcacaaccatctataatgagatctggcgccctcttctggcctgcagacatacatgcaggcagaacattgtatgcataataaataaataaatctttaaaaaaaaaaacaaaaacaacctagtttttttttttctattactacTGTAGATGCTAATCCACCTATTAATAGGAAGTATTAGTTGAAGTGAGCAACCTTTTCTCATGGTTAGTGGGTAAGTAGCAGTTTGAGCCTCACCTGCAAGCGCCTACTGTTGCATTGGCAAACAAGTGATACTTGAATTTCTACTTTTATCTGCAAGGCCTTGGATTTCAGtgatgatgaaaaagaaaaagaagccaaacaGAGGAAGAAATCTCAGATTCAAGGGCGGAAAAAACTCAAATCAGAATTGAATGAGTCAAGTGAGTATATTGTTTCTGTATAGTCATTTTTGGCTTTCATGTACAAAtatgtaagcaaaaataaaagaaaacatctgggttctctctgtttatctcctGATGGCGCCTCCTGTTGGAGGCATTACACAGCATAGGCTATATTGAGAGCTCTGGGAATATTTGGGTTGTTTGATCTGAAGTTGTCTTATAGGGTAAGCAGCCTAACCAACAGAGGCAGCTGTGCTTGTTGTGATTTTCTTAAGAAATAGGTTTGCAGCCAGGCGGTACTGGCGCAcatctttagttccagcactcgggaggcagagacaggtgaatctcaggccagcctggtctacaaagtgagttccaggacaggctccaaaagctacttgtctcggaaaaaaaaaaaaaaaaaaaaaaaaagatttgctcaTGTTTAGAATTCAGTAGTGTGGCACCCAAATCACATTGTTTATTTTGACTTTCCCTCTtataatctgttttcttttttaaaaattaaactttttgaGATAATTGTAGATTCacatatgtttattatatactCTTTACCCTATTTCTTTCAATTGCAACTTGAAACTTAAACCTGTAATTATTATTTGAGATAATATCCTCAAGGCTTAATAGTTCTGTGACCAGAAGAGAATGTTCCTTAGTCCCTAGTCCTTCATTTGCTTTCTAGTTGTGACTGTTTACATCTTTTTCACCTCAGCATGacaagcatctgtgtgtgtgtgtgtgtgtgtgtgtgtgtgtgtgtgtgtgtgtctgctccctcctccccttcgTCTGTCTTGTAATGCTAGAgatcaaattcatggccttgcATCTGCAAGTGCTCTGCCCCGGTCTCACTGTCAGTGCTGTTCTCCATTTCTTTAATGTGATCGTTCCAGGAGTGTTACAGAAATGAAATCCTGTAGTGTATCACACGAGTGTTTAAAATCACACATTTGCTTTGCTGCTGATCATTCTTTCTTGGAAATCCATCCAGGTTTCTAGATATGTagattgtttctttctttacagAGACCTGTCCTGTGGGCTGATTAGAACATGAATTGTTTAACTGCTTATCCACTAAGGAACATCTggcttatttccatttttttctcagaaataaaTTGTCTATAAATATGTTTgtacaggttttttttaataaatgttcatTTCTCTGGGACAAATGCTAAGCAGGAATGCAGCCTTTCTTAGCCTTGAGTGTGGGTGGGATTGGTGCTGTGGGTTTTTTGTGGTGTTTGGATGCAGTTATTGGTAAATATTTTCTGTCTTGGTGGCCTTTCCTAATCCTTAAGCATTAAGTTGTgcctttttaattcatttaaaactgAGTTTTCTGTCATGTTAGTAACTTAAAGAATGGAAATCATTTTTTAACAACGATCTGGATGTATAAACCGAATTTTAATTGTGCTTTTATGTGTTTCTTCCATCAAAGGTGAAGACTGTGGGGAAGTGCACCAGAATTGGAATGCTTTTGGCTCTTCTTCAGAGTACTCAAAGGGCTATCACAACAGAGAATTTACCAGAGGCTTTCCCAGGGGTCGGTTTTCCCGAGGAAGCCACAGCAGGCCTCCGCCTCAGCAGTTGTATAAGTCAGATCATATGGCATCTCAAAAGACTTTGGGGTTTCCACCTCAGAGACAAGATAACCCTGTCCTGCCCCACTACCCCTATCCCCCTCCCATGTTTGATATGCATAACTTttcactccctcccccaccccacctccacccccatctGTAAGCATGGGGTGGGCTCCACCTAACATGGCCTCTCATCCCTTGATTAATTTACCAtactccctgcccccaccacccctccaccaccccctccccctcctctcctggagagaaTAATTCTTCTCATTTTGGACCTTATTATTAGATATGTGCTTGTATTTCAGAAAAATATGAACTGCTCAGATTATatgttaaagaattttttttaaagaaaaatattatggagctagatttttttaaaaaacattgtaaAATACTAAATGAAAGAACTCAGttgtatgttcatatatattttaaataactcaGTTGTAAGTTCATATATATTTGTAACGTTTATGAGATAGTATTCATAGGGACAGTTAATCTCATTCTTGgagaa
It encodes:
- the Naf1 gene encoding LOW QUALITY PROTEIN: H/ACA ribonucleoprotein complex non-core subunit NAF1 (The sequence of the model RefSeq protein was modified relative to this genomic sequence to represent the inferred CDS: inserted 4 bases in 3 codons), translating into MEVVEAAAQLQTLQFGGSGQGPAAAAEERPGAEQAERAPPAGXQPPPPTPAPPSAEAGGSPPQPDRPPPSEACVTGPDAAEPPPALQASDSSDSDSDSETDSDSSSSSSSSSSSSSSCISLPPVLSDGEEDAQVEKESKNFPLKTKDELLLNELPSVEELTVTLPEDIELKPLGKVSSIIEQLVIIESLTNIPPVNEDTVVFKSDRQAAGKIFEIFGPVAHPFYVLRFNSSDHIESKGIKIKDTMYFAPSMKDFTQYIFTEKLKQDRGSDASWKNDQEPPPEALDFSDDEKEKEAKQRKKSQIQGRKKLKSELNESSEDCGEVHQNWNAFGSSSEYSKGYHNREFTRGFPRGRFSRGSHSRPPPQQLYKSDHMASQKTLGFPPQRQDNPVLPHYPYPPPMFDMHNFSLPPPXPPPPPSVSMGWAPPNMASHPLINLPYSLPPPPLHHPLXPSSPGENNSSHFGPYY